A part of Halobacillus shinanisalinarum genomic DNA contains:
- the thiW gene encoding energy coupling factor transporter S component ThiW: MNRTRLLTTMAVFVAIGTLGSQLLWFPAGIAKAYPVQHAVNVMAAITLGPIPAVGIAFTIGLLRNLLGLGTLLAFPGGMIGALLAGYFYKWSKKPWTAAAGEVIGTGMIGAMFSVPYANILMGSSVGALAFLPSFLISSTTGALIGGFVVSKMRQSNAIPQPNL; encoded by the coding sequence GTGAATCGAACCCGTCTCTTAACGACGATGGCGGTATTTGTAGCAATTGGAACGCTTGGGTCCCAGTTGCTTTGGTTTCCAGCTGGTATTGCTAAAGCCTATCCTGTGCAGCATGCCGTCAATGTGATGGCAGCCATCACGCTTGGGCCGATCCCAGCAGTCGGAATCGCTTTTACGATCGGCCTGCTTCGTAATCTACTCGGACTCGGAACATTGCTTGCGTTTCCGGGAGGTATGATAGGGGCCTTGCTCGCAGGTTACTTTTACAAATGGTCTAAAAAGCCCTGGACCGCAGCGGCTGGGGAAGTGATTGGTACTGGCATGATAGGTGCTATGTTTTCCGTGCCGTATGCCAACATACTAATGGGCAGTTCGGTGGGAGCACTAGCCTTTTTGCCCTCGTTTCTTATCAGCAGTACAACTGGCGCATTGATCGGCGGATTTGTCGTATCAAAAATGCGTCAATCGAACGCTATCCCACAACCAAATCTATAA
- a CDS encoding PucR family transcriptional regulator yields the protein MGITVKDILQLPVMKSAKVHVGQEHVETNHVEWISVIETPVENFVRKNEFVLSTGIGCGDDPNCLETYVKDVMQSGASVLAFATGRHIFKIPDRIQQLAFDQDFIIIEIPWDVRFGDILQDVLIEISKEKEAEQKQAEGIRQELINCVLNGKGLQEIMTILYHHSRIPVAISDHNKILRANYDFDQRIIDVLNGVVEGDYELIPAEGTPFRDHPLYHYIEEYKIGEQYCYQLTILSNHKKQGYLLFQPKDDAELTWPVLNILEHALTASALYFVKEDAIEMTEIRLRDHFLLDLAKNDINLDKQILSKAQLLGYDLTLPYICLVGSIRFKKKVDNLIGSTDHSVLSSSMHSRNYYIQKEVTHAGEVLKRRTMTTFEDGEVIVYLEADSHPYVETSNQFLDLIERRLNELLAGINISWGISFHNKGFLSFHQSYEEAVTALNIGKQQHEEGNRTFFSDTRMNRLLMALSHEKEIESIVKDTLQPLIEYDQKRQTDLIQTFIVYNKYNSNVSQTARALTLHRQSLLHRLRNIEQLTGLSLLNSDDLFLLELSVRLWMLKKVEE from the coding sequence ATGGGAATAACTGTGAAGGATATCTTACAATTACCTGTAATGAAGTCGGCGAAAGTCCATGTAGGGCAAGAGCATGTAGAAACTAATCATGTGGAGTGGATCTCCGTCATTGAAACACCGGTAGAGAATTTTGTTCGAAAAAACGAATTTGTACTTAGTACAGGAATTGGTTGTGGCGACGACCCTAATTGTTTAGAAACCTATGTAAAGGATGTTATGCAATCGGGCGCGTCTGTACTCGCCTTTGCTACAGGACGGCACATTTTTAAGATTCCTGATCGCATTCAACAGCTTGCTTTCGACCAGGATTTTATCATCATCGAAATTCCATGGGACGTCCGCTTCGGAGATATTTTGCAGGATGTATTAATTGAAATTAGCAAAGAGAAGGAAGCTGAACAAAAGCAAGCCGAAGGAATCAGACAAGAATTGATTAATTGTGTGCTAAATGGAAAAGGCTTGCAAGAGATCATGACCATTCTTTATCACCATTCGAGGATTCCTGTCGCGATCAGTGACCACAATAAAATTTTGCGTGCTAATTATGATTTTGATCAGAGAATAATCGATGTCTTGAACGGAGTAGTTGAAGGGGATTACGAACTCATTCCGGCTGAGGGAACACCGTTTCGTGACCACCCTCTTTATCATTACATTGAAGAATATAAGATCGGTGAGCAATACTGCTATCAACTTACTATCCTGTCTAATCATAAAAAACAAGGCTACCTTCTCTTTCAGCCAAAAGACGATGCAGAATTAACATGGCCTGTCCTAAACATTCTGGAACATGCGCTAACAGCTAGTGCTCTATATTTTGTAAAAGAAGATGCCATTGAAATGACAGAAATCCGGCTTAGAGATCATTTCTTATTGGATCTAGCCAAGAATGATATAAACTTAGATAAACAAATATTGTCAAAAGCTCAATTGCTAGGCTATGATTTGACTCTTCCATACATTTGTCTTGTCGGTTCTATCCGCTTCAAGAAAAAGGTAGATAACCTTATTGGATCAACAGATCATTCAGTACTATCCTCTTCAATGCACAGTCGCAATTATTATATTCAAAAAGAGGTCACCCATGCTGGCGAGGTCTTGAAAAGGCGAACGATGACGACATTTGAGGATGGAGAAGTAATTGTCTACTTGGAGGCAGATAGCCATCCTTATGTGGAAACAAGTAATCAATTTCTAGACCTTATCGAACGACGATTAAATGAGTTGCTTGCAGGAATAAATATTTCCTGGGGAATATCCTTTCACAATAAAGGGTTTCTTTCCTTCCACCAAAGCTATGAAGAGGCCGTAACCGCTTTAAATATTGGAAAGCAACAGCATGAGGAAGGAAACCGTACCTTTTTTAGTGATACCCGAATGAACAGACTTCTCATGGCCCTATCCCATGAAAAAGAAATAGAAAGCATTGTAAAAGATACGCTGCAGCCTTTAATAGAATATGACCAGAAGCGGCAGACCGATCTCATTCAGACGTTTATCGTTTATAACAAATATAACAGTAACGTGAGTCAAACAGCGAGGGCCTTGACTTTGCATCGTCAATCTTTACTCCACAGACTGCGTAACATTGAGCAATTAACAGGATTATCACTGTTAAATTCGGATGACTTGTTTTTGCTTGAGCTTAGTGTCAGGTTATGGATGCTAAAAAAAGTAGAAGAGTAA
- a CDS encoding pyridoxal-phosphate dependent enzyme: protein MLSLSLKEQQKGVATFSTGNHGIAVAYVAKQLGVRSIVCISSRVPKGKVNRLKQLGAEVIVVGDNQDDAEDYCYQLEREQGVSVIKPFDDLDIIAGQGTIGLEVMEQCPNIDEVIVPLSGGGLLSGIAYTLKSIESSIRVTGVTMEKSAVMHESLKQGHPVKMAESSTLADSLLGGIGPHNEYTFSLTQEYMDESLLLSEKAISEGVLFMMEHHKMVIEGAAGAGIGQLLLEESGDGRTVVVIVSGNNVDHETVRELIKTR, encoded by the coding sequence ATCCTTTCTCTTTCTTTAAAAGAACAGCAAAAAGGCGTGGCGACATTTTCGACAGGGAATCATGGAATTGCTGTTGCCTATGTGGCAAAACAGCTTGGTGTTCGTTCAATCGTATGCATCTCATCGCGTGTTCCTAAGGGAAAAGTGAATAGGCTGAAGCAGCTTGGAGCAGAAGTGATTGTCGTTGGAGACAATCAGGATGACGCCGAGGACTATTGCTATCAGCTGGAAAGGGAACAAGGTGTTTCTGTGATAAAACCCTTCGATGACCTTGATATCATTGCAGGGCAGGGAACGATTGGACTTGAAGTTATGGAACAATGTCCTAATATAGACGAAGTGATTGTTCCGCTCTCAGGTGGAGGCTTGCTCTCTGGGATTGCTTATACGTTGAAATCCATCGAGTCTTCTATTCGTGTCACTGGTGTTACGATGGAGAAATCTGCTGTGATGCATGAAAGTCTTAAACAAGGACACCCCGTAAAAATGGCTGAGTCCTCTACGCTGGCAGACAGTTTGTTAGGTGGGATTGGGCCGCATAACGAATACACCTTTTCATTAACCCAGGAATATATGGATGAAAGCCTTCTGCTCTCTGAAAAGGCAATTTCAGAAGGGGTATTGTTTATGATGGAGCATCATAAAATGGTGATAGAGGGAGCTGCAGGTGCAGGAATCGGCCAGCTGCTATTAGAAGAGAGTGGAGATGGGCGTACGGTTGTGGTGATTGTCAGTGGTAATAATGTCGACCATGAAACGGTGCGTGAGTTGATTAAAACTAGATAA
- a CDS encoding Fic/DOC family protein has translation MPNSRYGSGSSRYCYAGTSILINHYDLMDDRQLESMETMLATQRLSELQESPILGEFDLRHLQRIHEYIFKDLYPFAGELRTENITKDGFSFAQASFIREASDSIFADLIAVDWEQAEGKQLAEHLTYFMAELNVLHPFREGNGRSLREFIRCLALEAGYNLDWAVMPREQVLHASIESVSDLHHLQKVIIQSLIKK, from the coding sequence ATGCCTAACTCAAGGTATGGGAGTGGATCCTCCCGCTATTGTTATGCAGGCACGTCTATTTTGATCAATCATTATGATCTTATGGATGACCGGCAACTCGAAAGTATGGAAACGATGTTAGCTACACAACGTTTGTCTGAATTGCAAGAATCACCTATACTTGGTGAATTTGATTTGCGTCATCTGCAAAGAATCCATGAATATATTTTTAAAGATCTATATCCATTTGCTGGGGAGTTAAGAACGGAGAACATTACTAAAGATGGTTTCTCCTTTGCTCAAGCCTCATTCATTCGGGAAGCGTCTGATTCAATTTTCGCCGACTTAATAGCAGTTGACTGGGAACAGGCTGAAGGCAAGCAGTTAGCTGAGCATCTTACTTATTTCATGGCTGAATTGAATGTACTGCATCCTTTTCGTGAGGGTAATGGACGAAGCTTGCGTGAGTTCATTCGCTGTTTGGCTTTAGAAGCGGGGTACAATCTGGACTGGGCAGTGATGCCGCGCGAACAAGTACTTCACGCTAGTATTGAATCAGTGAGTGATTTGCACCATTTACAAAAAGTCATAATCCAATCTCTAATTAAAAAATAA